Proteins encoded in a region of the Populus nigra chromosome 3, ddPopNigr1.1, whole genome shotgun sequence genome:
- the LOC133688246 gene encoding uncharacterized protein LOC133688246 — MEALLSQFTLLSNQACQDKNFDPSSIDDLLKLFEIEAYKSWAAMELEQEREVKQAEVAMQQAEDYLDTVMEDAMDEFRRFEVEMERMARNELESLEKTAESARNMGNLMEKAATIASTKYMEAALNSASASMKTAWKGLSAKKVHPS, encoded by the coding sequence ATGGAAGCTCTCCTCTCCCAATTCACCTTGCTCTCCAACCAAGCTTGCCAAGACAAAAACTTCGATCCCTCCTCCATTGATGACCTTCTGAAACTCTTTGAGATAGAAGCATACAAGTCATGGGCAGCAATGGAACTTGAACAAGAAAGGGAAGTCAAACAAGCTGAAGTGGCTATGCAACAAGCTGAGGATTATCTTGATACAGTCATGGAAGATGCCATGGATGAATTTAGGAGGTTTGAAGTGGAAATGGAACGCATGGCAAGGAATGAACTGGAAAGTTTAGAAAAGACTGCTGAGAGTGCTAGAAACATGGGAAATCTAATGGAGAAAGCTGCAACTATTGCTTCTACGAAGTACATGGAGGCTGCACTTAATTCTGCTTCTGCTTCCATGAAAACAGCTTGGAAGGGACTTTCCGCTAAAAAGGTTCATCCTTCATAA